From Halotia branconii CENA392, the proteins below share one genomic window:
- a CDS encoding beta strand repeat-containing protein encodes MVKQNKSVNKQRQRYQSLIATALLTGSLFQFLAPVLAEGTTAGTSISNTATATYEDPNNPGTTINATSNTVTVTVAEVAGITVSASGVTDNTASATNTTVQVGDLLTYTYTLTNVGNDPTKFHIPNQATTTGPGTVSGVLPNDKNGQAPASGQLQYSTDGGATWTNVAPGGVDTSSVPVGGTVLVRVPVTVQNGAQTNDIITVTLGNTPGNAQNQLRSPDGGDVYTVDNPDGSPGEVAGAPVNGTREASATEQIKVGSSVKTYALATILKTRTAYNNAGTSAITDDKLTYGLSLRVESNDPTGQGIIPAALTGTSITVDGTPVNRILISDAIPAGTDLAAAPTPLPGWQTVYTTSLISIDANTAAWTTTVPASLASVTRVGFINNPATITSIAPGTTVNGFSIQLAVESNATSPLIIANIAQLFGQTPGTNAPVYDESGDQNPSNYDGPIGNMTPPPGTDTNSDGVPDTLLSADVDDGYIDNPTTPETGVDTGNNNSGVGTGGEANVFTVQTPVASAILNGPQNAPDATGPSGLTNDDFTNKSSLVPAGIAPGSTIDPQSVGFTNTIRNSGTNPGTITLVPTPPTNSADLPDNTKVTVTYNSQSAVYNYTQAGGFALVSGAVSIPNVAAGASINYGVEVDLPPGTALSTDINRGFPVPITASIDTNADGTPDGQNITIDRVYTGFLQLVKVSRILQGTGPAVGAGQDSFESTPAYTNPMTTTVIDPNPGVADVPRKPAPGNIVEYQIRYKNISDAQAGTGNVILNADKVAITEDGTQSPNNWALDNDSNSQIDTSNIVGSAKDSGASTVQFFNGNPASTSSIDQTGTTVNTDVTKYVNTVTGQVAPGIQRTFTFQRKVN; translated from the coding sequence ATGGTAAAACAAAACAAGTCTGTAAACAAGCAACGTCAGCGTTATCAATCGTTAATAGCAACAGCATTATTAACTGGTAGCCTTTTTCAATTTCTCGCGCCTGTATTAGCAGAGGGTACTACAGCAGGTACATCTATAAGTAACACAGCAACTGCAACCTACGAAGATCCTAACAATCCAGGGACAACAATTAATGCCACCTCTAATACTGTAACTGTAACCGTGGCAGAAGTTGCTGGTATTACCGTTTCGGCTTCTGGTGTAACGGATAACACCGCTAGCGCTACCAATACAACAGTTCAGGTTGGTGATTTACTAACCTACACCTACACCCTAACAAACGTAGGTAATGACCCTACCAAATTCCATATTCCCAACCAAGCGACAACAACAGGCCCAGGTACAGTTTCTGGCGTATTACCTAATGATAAAAATGGTCAAGCACCAGCTAGTGGTCAGTTACAATACAGCACTGATGGAGGTGCAACCTGGACAAACGTGGCTCCAGGCGGCGTAGACACATCATCAGTACCCGTTGGCGGCACTGTGTTGGTACGTGTGCCAGTTACCGTTCAGAATGGCGCTCAAACCAACGATATAATCACCGTCACTCTTGGTAATACTCCTGGTAATGCTCAAAACCAACTGCGGAGTCCTGATGGTGGTGACGTTTACACTGTAGATAACCCCGATGGTAGTCCTGGCGAGGTAGCTGGCGCACCAGTTAATGGTACTCGTGAAGCTAGCGCCACAGAGCAAATTAAAGTTGGTTCTAGTGTAAAAACATACGCTTTAGCAACCATCCTCAAGACTCGCACTGCTTACAACAATGCTGGTACTTCTGCAATTACAGATGACAAGCTAACTTACGGTCTGAGTTTACGAGTTGAGTCTAATGACCCAACAGGACAAGGAATTATACCAGCAGCTTTGACAGGGACAAGCATCACTGTTGATGGGACTCCAGTCAATCGTATCCTGATTTCTGATGCGATTCCTGCGGGTACAGATTTGGCGGCTGCACCAACTCCACTGCCTGGTTGGCAAACTGTTTACACCACAAGCCTAATTTCCATTGATGCTAATACAGCTGCGTGGACTACAACAGTACCAGCCTCGTTAGCTTCGGTAACTCGCGTTGGTTTTATCAATAATCCAGCTACTATTACTTCTATCGCTCCAGGTACAACGGTAAATGGCTTCTCGATTCAGCTAGCTGTTGAATCAAATGCAACTTCACCTTTGATTATTGCTAATATTGCCCAGTTGTTTGGTCAAACCCCTGGTACTAATGCCCCAGTATACGACGAATCCGGTGATCAAAATCCCAGTAACTATGATGGGCCTATAGGCAATATGACACCTCCTCCGGGTACAGATACCAATAGTGATGGTGTTCCTGATACTCTATTGTCAGCTGATGTTGATGATGGCTATATTGATAACCCGACAACTCCTGAAACAGGAGTTGATACAGGCAATAACAATAGTGGTGTTGGTACTGGTGGCGAAGCAAACGTCTTCACAGTGCAAACACCTGTAGCCTCAGCTATACTCAACGGGCCACAAAATGCGCCAGATGCTACTGGTCCATCAGGTCTAACCAACGATGATTTCACTAACAAATCTTCTCTCGTTCCTGCTGGTATAGCACCTGGTAGTACGATTGACCCACAGTCAGTTGGCTTCACTAACACAATTAGGAACAGTGGTACTAATCCTGGAACGATCACATTAGTACCAACACCACCAACGAATAGCGCAGATTTACCAGATAATACCAAAGTAACTGTTACCTATAATAGTCAGTCTGCTGTCTATAACTATACTCAAGCAGGAGGATTTGCCTTAGTCAGCGGTGCAGTGAGTATTCCTAACGTTGCTGCTGGTGCAAGTATCAACTATGGTGTGGAAGTTGATTTACCTCCAGGTACAGCATTATCTACTGATATTAATAGAGGCTTCCCAGTACCAATCACTGCTTCTATTGATACCAATGCAGATGGTACACCAGATGGTCAAAATATCACTATTGATCGCGTATACACTGGCTTCTTACAACTGGTGAAAGTGTCACGGATTTTACAAGGAACTGGACCAGCAGTTGGTGCAGGTCAAGATAGTTTTGAGTCTACACCAGCTTACACAAATCCTATGACCACCACTGTGATTGATCCGAATCCAGGAGTTGCTGATGTACCCAGAAAACCTGCTCCGGGCAACATTGTTGAGTACCAGATTCGGTACAAGAATATCTCTGATGCCCAAGCTGGAACTGGTAACGTGATTTTGAATGCTGACAAAGTTGCGATTACTGAAGATGGTACGCAAAGCCCCAATAACTGGGCGCTAGACAATGATAGCAACAGTCAAATTGATACTAGTAATATTGTCGGTTCGGCTAAGGATTCGGGTGCTTCCACTGTCCAATTCTTCAATGGTAATCCAGCTAGTACCTCTAGCATTGACCAAACTGGAACAACGGTAAACACTGATGTTACTAAGTATGTGAATACTGTAACTGGTCAGGTTGCACCTGGTATTCAAAGAACATTTACTTTCCAACGCAAGGTTAACTAG
- a CDS encoding ABC transporter ATP-binding protein, whose translation MSETVLEVRNLQVEFSGDYSIVKAVDGISFQLNRGETLGIVGESGSGKSVTALGVMGLLQTPGRVSGGEIWFSTQANANPINLLELPPEEMQLHRGGDIAMIFQEPMSSLNPVYTIGFQLTEAIMRHQNVSTEQAKQIAIAGLQEVKLLPSDELIEQQYIETGHQAKLSQLVKQHKEAILERYPHQLSGGQLQRVMIAMAISCNPLLLIADEPTTALDVTVQATIVDLLGELQKSRDMAMIFITHDLGLISEIADYVAVMYKGKVVEYGAAAQIFSNPQHPYTKGLVACRPTLNRRPQKLLTVSDYMNAEQTSTGEVVIQAKEPPQPVEVTAEEIFARLNNLSEKPPLLQIRDLKVGFPVRGAFGGTKRYTMAVNGVSFDVKPGETLGLVGESGCGKTTLGRTLLRLIEPMSGHIIFDGQDITTLKGEPLQKLRREMQIVFQNPFSSLDPRMKIGDAVVEPLLIHSVGKTKKQRQERVAELLERVGLSADAMNRYPHQFSGGQRQRVCIARSLALNPKFIICDESVSALDVSVQAQVLNLLKELQDEFQLTYIFISHDLSVVKFMSDRILVMNRGQIVEQGTSESIYREPQEEYTQKLIASIPTGSPERMQSRHSL comes from the coding sequence ATGAGTGAAACTGTACTAGAGGTTCGCAATCTCCAAGTTGAATTTTCCGGCGATTACAGTATTGTCAAAGCCGTGGATGGTATTTCTTTTCAGCTAAATCGAGGTGAAACTCTAGGAATAGTCGGAGAATCTGGAAGTGGCAAATCAGTTACAGCACTGGGTGTAATGGGTTTATTGCAGACTCCGGGTAGAGTTAGCGGTGGTGAAATTTGGTTTAGCACCCAGGCGAATGCTAACCCAATCAATTTACTAGAGTTACCGCCTGAAGAAATGCAGCTCCACCGAGGCGGCGATATCGCGATGATTTTTCAAGAACCAATGAGTTCACTGAATCCAGTTTACACGATTGGGTTTCAGCTCACTGAAGCGATTATGCGACACCAAAATGTGTCAACAGAACAAGCAAAACAAATTGCGATCGCAGGTCTGCAAGAAGTTAAACTTTTACCTAGCGATGAACTAATCGAACAACAGTATATCGAAACAGGGCATCAAGCAAAGTTGTCTCAACTGGTCAAGCAGCACAAAGAAGCCATCTTAGAACGTTACCCACACCAACTTTCTGGGGGTCAATTGCAACGGGTGATGATTGCAATGGCAATTTCTTGTAACCCTTTGCTATTAATTGCAGATGAACCAACTACAGCTTTAGATGTTACAGTGCAAGCCACTATTGTTGACTTGCTGGGAGAATTGCAAAAAAGCCGTGACATGGCGATGATTTTCATCACCCACGACTTGGGATTGATTTCGGAAATTGCCGACTACGTAGCGGTAATGTACAAAGGTAAAGTAGTGGAATATGGTGCAGCAGCGCAAATTTTTAGTAATCCCCAGCATCCATATACCAAGGGATTGGTAGCTTGTCGTCCTACACTCAACCGCCGTCCTCAAAAACTCCTCACCGTCTCCGATTATATGAATGCAGAGCAAACATCTACAGGAGAGGTAGTAATTCAAGCCAAAGAACCACCCCAACCCGTAGAAGTTACAGCCGAAGAGATATTTGCAAGATTGAACAATCTCAGCGAAAAGCCACCTCTGTTGCAAATCCGTGACCTTAAAGTTGGCTTTCCAGTGCGGGGCGCATTTGGCGGTACAAAGCGCTACACTATGGCAGTCAATGGTGTTTCTTTTGATGTCAAACCAGGGGAAACCTTGGGTTTGGTGGGAGAATCTGGTTGTGGTAAAACTACTCTTGGTAGAACTTTGCTACGATTGATTGAACCCATGAGTGGTCATATCATTTTTGATGGCCAAGATATTACAACTCTTAAAGGCGAACCGTTACAAAAACTGCGGCGAGAAATGCAAATAGTTTTCCAAAATCCCTTTAGTTCTCTCGACCCGCGGATGAAGATTGGGGATGCAGTGGTGGAACCGTTGTTAATTCACTCTGTAGGGAAGACAAAAAAACAACGACAAGAACGGGTTGCGGAACTTTTAGAACGAGTGGGATTGAGTGCAGATGCTATGAACCGCTATCCTCATCAGTTTTCTGGCGGTCAACGTCAGCGGGTTTGTATTGCTCGTTCTTTGGCATTAAATCCAAAATTTATTATCTGTGATGAATCAGTTTCCGCGTTGGATGTATCGGTACAGGCGCAGGTATTGAATCTTTTGAAAGAATTGCAAGATGAGTTTCAGCTAACTTATATCTTCATTTCCCATGATTTAAGTGTAGTAAAATTTATGAGCGATCGCATTTTGGTAATGAATCGTGGTCAAATTGTTGAACAAGGTACATCCGAAAGCATCTACCGTGAACCGCAAGAAGAGTATACACAAAAATTAATCGCTTCGATTCCTACTGGTAGTCCGGAACGGATGCAAAGTCGTCATAGTTTGTAG